GAATCCTCGGAGATGATGGAGGACAGCGATCCGGCCAGTAACGACGCCAAGATGGCCTATATGGCGGCCCAGGCGTATTTCGTCCAGAACCCGGACGCCCAGGCTTCCCTTGAGGCCCTTGCGCAGGTGGGCTTTACGCCCTCGGAAGGCGTTGAAATCTCTGTATCCGGCAATCAGGCCGGGCTTGCCATAAGCGCCAGCCAAAAGGACGGCGAAAAGGTTTACAGCCTGGATGCAAGCGGCCAGATCACAACCACCGACAAATAGCCTTTTCCAACCCGTGTTCCGCGTTCGCCGGGGCGCTCATTCCTGCCCCGGCGGACCGGCCCCCAAGCCGTCCTTTCTTACCGCTTAAAACCCGCCGCCCCCCCCTTGAAAACCTGCCCGGCCTGTCTTATATTATAGAGGTAAAACCTTGGAGGCGGCATGGGAGAGCTTCTTCATTTCGATGAGGGCCAGATAAGCACCGTGGCGGAAGCCGGGGCCATCGCCGAGGAGCTTGTGGCGGAAGCCTACAAGATGAGCGCGGCCCAGTGGCGGAAGCACCTCTACGACGTGAAGACCCTCTCGGAGCTTTCCCCCGAAGAAGTGGCACCCGGCAGGCTTGCGCACCTGGTGCGCTACGCCGGAAAGCGCAGGGACTCAACCCTGGCCTCGGCGGCCTTCGATTTTTACCGCATCTGCCTCATGGATCACTCCATGCTCTCGGTGCTTGCAACGAAAAAAAATTTCACGCTGTTTCCGCTCGCGGTTTACGTGCTCTGCCACGAGCTGGTTCATGTGGTGCGCTTTTCGCGCTTTCTCCAACCCTTCGAGACCCCAAGGGAAAAAAGGGACGAGGAGGAAAAGCGGGTCCACGAGAAAACCCTGGACATTTTGGGCGGAATCCGCATGGATGGCCTTAGCCCCATAGTGCGGCACTATCAGCGCCACGGGCCTTGATGGATTTTTATCCAAGCTTTGCATTAAGCCTTTTTCAATGGGCGGTTAAATCAGGTGCAGTGAACGGATCGCGTTTTTGGACAGCCTGAGGCCTTGACACCAGGTTTTTTATGCCTATAATAAGCCGGTTACGGCACGAACCTTTTTAATCTGGGGGAGAAGTACAATGCCCATCTACGAGTATGAATGCGAAAAATGCGGCGCGAACCTGGAAGCCCTTCAAAAGTTCTCCGACGCGCCCCTTTCGGTTTGCGACAAATGCGGGGGCGGCCTGCATAAGCTCATGAGCCAGACCAGTTTCCATCTAAAAGGCACCGGCTGGTACGTCACCGACTACGCCGGAAAGAAAACCGGGGCCGCCCCGGCCAAGGATGCGCCCGCCGAAAAGACGGAGACCCCCAAGGCCGCTCCGGTAAGCCCGTGCGCCTCAGG
This genomic interval from Deltaproteobacteria bacterium contains the following:
- a CDS encoding zinc ribbon domain-containing protein, whose amino-acid sequence is MPIYEYECEKCGANLEALQKFSDAPLSVCDKCGGGLHKLMSQTSFHLKGTGWYVTDYAGKKTGAAPAKDAPAEKTETPKAAPVSPCASGACSKAPSAD